The genomic window GGTGATTTACTTTGGAACGTAGATCTTGAATATATCAAAGAAAATGCAACTGATGAAAATATTCTTATGGTAATTACAAAGATGGATGAAAATGCATCATTAGAAAAAATATATGGGGATAAAAAAAGAGGACAGACAGTCTTAAAGATAGAGAGTTAAAGAATGGGGGGATTTTATGTATGAGGTTGTAAAAGTACTCAATAATAACACAATTCTTGCTCATAAAGATACAGAAGAAGTCATTATCATGTATAAAGGCATAGGTTTTGGTAAGAAGACAGGAGAGCATTTTGAAATCCCAAGTCAAGCTAAAAAATATTTAATGCAAAAAAGTTATCAAACCAAAAATAATGTTCATGATATTATTAATTATATTGAACCTGTTTATTTAGAAATTGCTGCTGAAATCATTAAATTAGCAGAATTAAAATTTGAAAAAGTCAGTCATGATATTTTATTACCACTCGCTGATCATATTTACTATGCAATCAAACGTATGGATGAAAATATTATGCCTTCTAATCCATTTACCAATGATATCCGTTTGCTTTTTCCAGATGAATATGAAGTCGCAAGTCAGGGTAAAGATGTTATTCAAAAATATGTTAATAAAGATATTAATGATGATGAGATTGGTTTTATTACATTGCATATTCATTCAGCGATTTCTTCCAATAAAGTTGCTGAATCAATGGAAGCAACACGTGTCATACATGAAGGAATTTTACAATTACAAAAAGATTTACATATTGTGATTAATGTTCAATCTATTTCTTATGTCCGATTAATGAATCATATCAAGTTCTTAATTTTACGTTTAAATACGAATGAAAAATTACAAATGGATATTAGTGAATTTACGAAAGATAAATTCCCTTTTGCCTATGAACAGGCTCGTCATATGTGTGAGTCATTATCAAAAGTTTTAAATAAGAAATTACCAGAAACTGAGATTGGTTATTTGGCATTACATTTAGAAAGAATCTTATCGATTACAATGGATAATCAAAACAACGCTTGACACATTTTACAAATAATGGTAATATCTTTTTGGAAAAATGAATATTTAATAGTGTGTAACTGTTAGGCAGGCAATAACTATTTTAGAAGAGAGTGTTATACTTTTTAAGTATATTTTTATCTCCTTTTAAAATAGCGTTGTCTGCCTTTTTTGCATTATTAAATGTCAAAAGAAAGGGAGGAAAATTTTAATGGTAGGAATGATTCTTGCGAGTCATGGTGAATTTGCAAATGGTATCTTGCAATCAGGAACAATGATTTTTGGTG from Candidatus Stoquefichus sp. SB1 includes these protein-coding regions:
- a CDS encoding PRD domain-containing protein; its protein translation is MYEVVKVLNNNTILAHKDTEEVIIMYKGIGFGKKTGEHFEIPSQAKKYLMQKSYQTKNNVHDIINYIEPVYLEIAAEIIKLAELKFEKVSHDILLPLADHIYYAIKRMDENIMPSNPFTNDIRLLFPDEYEVASQGKDVIQKYVNKDINDDEIGFITLHIHSAISSNKVAESMEATRVIHEGILQLQKDLHIVINVQSISYVRLMNHIKFLILRLNTNEKLQMDISEFTKDKFPFAYEQARHMCESLSKVLNKKLPETEIGYLALHLERILSITMDNQNNA